The Streptomyces sp. NBC_00775 genome includes the window GCAGCCGCGTTACGTCGACTGCGCGGACGAACGCTGGGACGAGAACGCGGCGTTCATCGCGATGGCGAGGGACGCCGTGCCCCGGCTGGTGGCGGAGGCCAGGCGGCTTCGGCGGATGGCCGGTGAGGAGGGTGTCAGCCCGCCGTGAGCTCCGGCAGGGGCAGGGTGTGCTGGGTCTGGAGGACCTTGGCGCGCAGGTAGCGGACGTTGTGGGCCGTGGTGAAGACGCCCGTCGGGACGCGGTGGGAGACCGTGATGCCGAGGTCGCGCAGCTGGTCGGCCTTGTCGGGGTTGTTGGAGAGCAGGTCCAGGGAGTCGATGCCGAGGGCCTGGAGCATCTGCGCGGCGGCCGTGTAGTCGCGGCCGTCCTCGGGCAGGCCGAGGGCGGCGTTGGCGGCGTAGGTGTCGAGGCCCTGGTCCTGGAGGGCGTACGCGTCGAGCTTGTTGTAGAGGCCGATGCCGCGGCCCTCCTGGCGGAGGTACAGCAGTACGCCGCCCCGCTCCGCGATCTGCTCCACCGCCTCGCGCAGCTGCGGGCCGCAGTCGCAGCGGGCCGAGCCGAAGACATCGCCGGTCAGGCACTCGGAGTGCAGTCGCACCAGCGGGTTCGCGGCGGGCTTGCCGAGGACGACGGCGAGGTGTTCCTTCTCGTCGGCCAGGCCGTGGAAGGTGACGAGGTCCGCGTCGACCGAGTAGCCGTCGCCGAAACGCAGGGGCACAGTGACGCGGGTGCGCACCGTGGCGGTGGGGAAATCGCGCATGTTGTCTCTCCGGTCCAGCGGGTGTGGTGCCAGGTGTGGTGCTGGGTGTGGGGTAGTGCTTCAGATTTGAAGCACTACCTCGGGGAGAGACAGTACACGGTGCTTTAAAGTTCAAGCAACGCTTTTTGGTCGATCCCGTGTCGCACGGCTCGTGACGCCGGCCTCAGGAGGAACGTCGCCGCCACGGCAGATCTTCCCCGCAGGCCCCGGGATTCTCGCCCTGGATGCCCCGCGTGATGCTCGCGGAGATCTCCTCCAGCTGTCCGACCTGCTCCGGGGTCAGATGGTCGAAGAGCGCCGCCCGGACCTGCTCCACATGGCCGGGCGCCGCCCGCTCCAGGACGGCCATGCCCTCGTCCGTGAGCACCGCGACCTGGCCGCGCTTGTCGCTGGGGCAGCCCTCCCGGCGTACCAGGCCGTCGTTCGCCAGCCGGGTCACGCCGTACGTCAGCCGGCTGCGGGTGATCTTCAGGGTCTCGGCGAGGTCGGTCATCCGCAGCCGCCGGTCCGGTGCCTCGGAGAGCATGGCCAGGATGGAGTAGTAAAGGTGCGGCATGCCGGTCTCCGCCTGGAGCTGCCGGTCGATCGTGTCCTCCAGGAGCGAGGAGGCGGCGATGAACGAGCGCCAGGCGCGTTGTTCGGCGGGCGAGAGCCAGCGGGTCGTCATGCCGCCAGTCTAGGTACTGTTTAAAAGTTGAACCACTAGGAGCCGAGAGCTCGGAGCTGGAGGGTGCGTCCCATGCCCCACCCCTACGTCCTGTTGTCCGCCGCCGTCTCCCTCGACGGCTTCCTGGACGACACCGGCCCCGAGCGGCTGCTGCTCTCGGGCGCCGCCGACTTCGACCGGGTCGACGAGGTACGGGCGTCCAGCGACGCGATCCTGGTCGGCGCGGGCACGCTCCGCTCGGACAATCCGCGGCTGCTGGTCAACTCGGCCGAGCGGCGCGCGGCGCGGATCGCCTCCGGGCGGCCCGAGTACCCGCTGAAGGTCACCGTCAGCGGGTCCGGCGACCTCGACCCGGCGGCGCAGTTCTGGCACACGGGCGGCGAGAAGGTCGTCTATACGACGGACGAGGGCGCGGGGAAGGCCTCCGGTCTCCTGCACGGCCTCGGCGTCGAGGTGGTGTCGACCGGGCCCGAGCTCGACTGGCGCGTCCTCCTCGAACACCTTCATGACGTACGAGGTGTACGGCGCCTCATGGTCGAAGGGGGCGGGCGGGTGCACACCCAGCTGATGCGGGAGGGGCTCGCCGACGAGCTGCAGCTCGCCGTCGCACCGCTGTTCGTGGGGGACGTGGACGCGCCGCGGCTGTTCGGGCCCGGGGCGTATCCCCCCGGGCGGATGCGGCTGGTGGAAACACGGCCCGTCGGGGACGTCGTCCTCATCCGGTACGTTCCCACGGCGCCCGGTGTCGGGGGGCTCGCCTCCGCCGCGGACCGGCAGTGGCTGGGGCTCGCGTGTGAGCTGGCGGAGTTGTGTCCGCCCTCGGAGACCGCGTTCAGTGTGGGGGCGGTGGTCGTGGCCGCGGACGGGACCGAGCTGGCCCGGGGCCACTCCCGTGAGGGTGACGATTCCGTGGTCCACGCCGAGGAGGCGGCGCTCGCCAAGATCGACCCCGCCGACCCGCGTCTCGGCTCCGCCACGGTGTACAGCAGCCTGGAGCCCTGCGCCCGCCGCGCTTCCCGGCCCGCGCCGTGCGCCCGCCTGATTCTCGACGCGGGGGTACGGCGGGTTGTCACCGCCTGGCGCGAGCCCGACACGTTCGTTGCCGGCGCCGACGGTAACGCGCTGCTGGCGGCCGAGGGTGCCGACGTCGTCGTACTCCCGGAGTACGAGCAACGCGCGACCGCCCCCAACCGCCACCTCTTGGGCTAGCCCCGTTTCTCGCCCCCGCCGCCCCTACCCGTCCCATCCTCCAGGGGCTCTGCCCCTTCGACCCCGTTCGGTTGTGCGTCGGGTGCGGGTGGGTGGGGGCTGGGCCAAAAGATTGCGCAGTTCCCCGCGCCCCTAAAAGGGGCGCGGGGAACTGCGCAATCTTTTAGGGGGGTCTGGGGGCGCAGCCCCCAGGGATGGGACGGGTAGGGGCGGCGGGGGCGAGAAACCGCTGCTGGGAAACGTGTGTGCTGAGGGTCCCGCGGATGGCGTACACTGGTTTCAACGACGCGGGGTGGAGCAGCTCGGTAGCTCGCTGGGCTCATAACCCAGAGGTCGCAGGTTCAAATCCTGTCCCCGCTACTGAAGGCCAAGGGCCGGAACTCGGATTCACGAGTTCCGGCCCTTGGTGTATGAGGACCCGCGTCCCGCGTCCCGCGTCCCACATCCCCCGGTCGGGCCACACCGCTCGCCCCCGCCCCCCACTCCATGAACCCTGAACGAGTGGGGCAGCAAGCGGACGGCCAGCGGACCGACAGCCCCGTACCCGTACCCGTATCCGATGCCGTCCCGGGAGCCACCCCCGTCCCGACGGACCCGTCCCGCCGCAGGATCTCGTACGCACGGGCCTTCGTCCGGACACTCCCCGCACTGCTCATCGCCGTCGGAGCCGTCTACGACTACGTCACCCCGTCGGACTTCACCGCGGCCCCCCTCTTCACCGCCGCCCCCCTCGTGGCCGCGCCTCTGTACTCACTGCTGGGCACCGTCCTCACCGGCATCCTCACCCTCGCCGCCGTCCTCGCGGTCCACCTCAAGCTCGACATCGTCCTGAACGTCGACTCGGTCACCGAAGCGGCCACCGTGGCCACGGCCGCCGTCCTGGCCGTGCTCATCAACATCCTCGTCCGCCGCAGCGACGAACGGCTCGCCTCGGTCCGGGAGATCGCCGAGTCCGTGCAGCGCGCGGTGCTGCCGGAGCCCGAGGAGCGGATCGGCGGCCTGGAGGTCGCGGCGCGGTACGAGGCGGCGCAGGCGGACGCGTTCATCGGCGGCGACCTGTACGCGGTGCAGGACTCCCCGCACGGCGTACGGCTGGTGGTGGGCGACGTACGCGGGAAGGGGATGGGCGCGGTGGCCGCCGTAGCGGTGGTGATCGGGGCGTTCCGGGAGGCGGCCGAGCAGGAGGCGACGCTGGAGGCGGTCGCCTGCCGTCTTGAGCGGGCGCTGGCCCGCGAGGGGACCCGGCGGGACGGCCTGGACGTCTTCGAGGGGTTCACGACGGCCGTACTCGCGGAGATCCCGCACGACGCGGACGTCGTACGGATCGTCAACCGCGGCCATCCCCCGCCGCTGCTCCTGCACGCGGACGGCACGCTCGTCGCGCTCGCCGCCGAGGATCCCGCGCTGCCGCTCGGCATGGGCGAGTTGGGCACCTGGCCCGACCGGGCGACGGCGGCCGTATTCCCGAGGGGAGCCACGCTGCTCCTCCACACCGATGGCCTGTCCGAGTCCCGCGACAAGCGCGGGGAGTTCTACGATCCCGCCCCGCGTCTCGTCGGCCGCGCCTTCCCCGGGCCCGACGCCCTGCTGACCGCCCTCGCCGAGGAGGTCCGCCGGCACACGGGCGGCGCCCTGACGGACGACATGGCGCTGCTCGCCGTACGGCGTCCGGGGGAGGCGGCCGAGGGGCTTTCTTGATCGTTGTCACGAGGGGTGATCGGGCAGTGCCCCTCCGCATAACAACTGACACACCGTCAACTGAATCGACGTTTATGGAACGTGGCCAACTCGCCCGGTTTACGCCGGTGGTGACCCCAAAGTCCTGGCCAAAAGCGTTAACGATCAGTCCGAACAGCTTGGAATCCGGTACCCGGGTCTATTAACGTTCGATAACGCAGCGCGGTCGTCCCAGCCGTCACAAGAGATGGCTCCGTGCGCACGCGCCGAATCCCGCAAGGGAACCGGGGAACCACCAACTTGGGGTGAATCGAGCGTATTCCGTCGTGGGAACACGACAGGTATACGCGCGTAGGAGACCTTCCTGCTCCGAACCCGTCAGCTAACCCGGTAGGCGAGAAGGAAGGAAAGGAGTGCGCCCACGTGGCGTCCAACCGGCCTGCCCAGCCAACCTCGTTCGCGCCGAACGACACACAGCCCTTCGGCTACGCCTACGGCAACGACGAGGGGCCTTGGGAGGAGTGGAACCCCACTGAGGATTCCGTCCGTCCCGTTCGCGGCCGGCACCGCGTCAGCAAGCAGCGCGGTGGGGGACTCGCCCGCAGCTCCACGGTTCTCGGCGTCGGCGTCATAGCCGCCGTGGGCGCGGGTGGCATGGCCACCGCGGCGCCCGGCAAGCCGCCGGTGTCGATCTCGCTGCCCGACCTGTCGTCGGTCACCGACTCGGCCAAGGCCCTGATATCCGACGGCGATTCCGCTACGCCCAAGGGCTCTTCCACCCCGCTCACCAGCGCCGGCCTGACCAGCGCCGACACCGCGCAGGGCAGCACCGACGCGGGTGAGGCGCTGCGCGCCCGCATCATCCAGCAGGCCGAGTCGCAGCAGGACCAGGTCGACAGCGCGGCCCAGCAGGCCGCCGAGGCCGCCGCCGCGAAGCAGGCCGTCGCGCTCGCCGCCAAGCAGCAGGACGACGCCGAGGCCAAGGCCGCCGCCGCCAAGAAGAAGGCGGACGAGGAAGCCAAGCAGGCCGCCGAGGCCAAGCGTCTCGCCGAGCTCGCCAAGAGCTACTCGCTGCCCACCTCCTCGTACACGCTGACCGGGCGCTTCGGCGACGCCGGCTCCATGTGGTCCTCCGGCTACCACACCGGCCTCGACTTCGCCGCGCCCACCGGCACGCTGATCAAGGCGATCCACAGCGGCACCGTCACCGAGGCGGGCTGGGCGGGCGCGTACGGCTACCGCACGATCCTCACCCTCGACGACGGTACGGAGCTGTGGTTCTGCCACCAGTCGTCGATCAGCGTCAGCGTGGGGCAGAAGGTCGCCACGGGTGACGTCATCGGGCGCGTGGGCGCGACGGGCAATGTCACCGGGCCGCACCTGCACCTGGAGGTCCACCTCAACGGCGCCGCCACCGCGGTCGACCCGATGGCGTGGCTGCGCAGCAAGGGCCTCAACCCCTGAGATCGGCTTCTCCGGACCCTGAGACCGGCTTCGCCACCACTGAGGCCGGCTTCTCCAACACCTGAGATCGGCTTCTCCACCACCTGAGGCCGGCGTAGTTCTCTCCTGATTCCCGGCGGTCCTGACGACAACCCCCCGACGTCAGGGCTGCCGGTCCGGTCCGATCCGGTCTGTGCGGAATACAGCCATCCGGTGCGGGCGTTGAAGCTGATCATGACTTCTCTCCGCAAGCTTGGCTCGTCCGACCTCGAGGTCTTCCCGCTCTCTCTCGGCGGCAACGTCTTCGGCTGGACCGCCGACGAGGCGCAGTCCTTCGCCGTGCTCGACGCGTACGCGGCCGCCGGCGGCAACTTCGTGGACACCGCCGACTCGTACTCGTCGTGGGCCGAGGGCAACAAGGGCGGCGAGTCCGAGACCATCATCGGCAAGTGGCTCAAGGCGCGCGGGAACCGCTCCGACGTCGTGGTCGCCACCAAGGTCAGCCAGCACCCCGAGTTCCCGGGGCTGTCCGGCGCCAACATCAAGGCCGCGGCCGAGGCGTCCCTGCGCCGCCTGGACACCGACCACATCGACCTCTACTACACGCACTTCGACCAGCCGGAGGTGCCGGTCGAGGAGATCATCGGTGCGCTCGACGAACTCGTGAAGGCCGGCAAGGTGCGCCACATCGCCGCCTCCAACATCTCGCCCGAGCGGCTCCAGGAGTCCGTGGAGTTCTCCGACCGCGAGGGCCTCGCGCGGTACGTCGCCCTCCAGCCGCACTACAACCTCGTCTCGCGCGACACCTACGAGGGCCCGCTCCAGGAGGTCGCCTCCCGCACCGGCCTCGCCGCCGTCCCGTACTTCGCGCTCGCCTCCGGCTTCCTCACCGGCAAGTACCGCCCGGGCGCGACGGTCGACTCGCCTCGCTCCGCGGGCGCGGGCCGTCACCTCGACTCCGAGCGTGGTGTCCGGGTCCTGACAGCCCTCGACGAGGTCGCCCAGGCCCACGAGGTCCCGGTGGCCACGGTCGCCCTGGCGTGGCTGGCCGCTCAGCCGACGGTCGCGGCGCCGATCGCTTCGGCTCGGACGGTGGAGCAGCTGCCGGCGCTGCTGGGGGTGGCGGACCTGGTCCTGACGGACGGCGACCTCGGGAAGCTGACGGAGGCCTCGGCGTAACCCCCGGCTTTTCCATCCCTGGGGGCTGCGCCCCCAGACCCCCGCTTAAAAGATTGCGCAGTTCCCCGCGCCCCTTTTAGGGGCGCGGGGAACTGCGCGAGTAACCCCCACCGGCCCGCAGACGAAACACAACCCCCGGCGTCGAAGGGGCGCAGCCCCTGGGGGATGGGACGGGCAGGGGCGGCGGGGGCGAGAACCCTACGAGCGGTAGGGGTTGTACGCGGGATACGGGGTCGCAGGTCCGTAGGGCTGGGTGTAGGGCTGGCCGTAGGTGTACGCGTAGCCGTGTACGGGCCACGGCGGGGGCACCGGGACCACCGGAGCCGTCGCCCGGGCCGCGTACGCCAGGGCCGGCCGGGCGATGTCCCGGCGGCGCCACAGCTCGTCCAGCAACTCGCGCTCCCGTACGACGAAGTCGGCCCCCGCACGCCCCCGGCGCCCCCGATGACGGAGAAACGCCAACGAGGTCGCGTACGCCTCGTACTCCGCGACCGAGCGCCCCGCGGCCTTCCCGAAGTGATGTCCCGCCCACTCACGGGCGAGCCGCCGCGCCCGCATCGACCCCAGTACGTACGGCTCCGGCGCGGTCAGCCACCCGGCGAGGGCATACGCGGGCAGTTCCGCGCGCACGGTGCGCAGCTCCCGCTGCCGTGACCAGATGGCCAGCCAGGTCAGCAGCCCGAACGCGGGCACCATGAACGCGGCGTACACCGCGAAGAACCCGTACTCCCCGAAGCTCGACGAGCTGTTCCAGGCGGAGTGCATGCCCATGGCGAGCAGCAGCCCGCCCAGCGGCAGCAGTACGCGGCGCAGATGCCGGCGTTCGGCGGACATGGCCGCGATGCCGAAGCCGATGCCGGTCAGCACGGTGAACAGCGGGTGCGCGAAGGGCGACATCACCACGCGGACGAAGAAGGTCGCGGCGGTCACGGACGCGAGCCCGCGCTCGCCGCTGAGCTGGTCGGTGCCGAAGGCGGTGCCGAGGTAGAGGATGTTCTCGGTGAACGCGAAGCCGGTGGCGGTGACCCCGGCTATGACGACACCGTCGACGATGCCGGTGAAGTCCCGTCTGCGGAAGAGGAAGACCAGCAGCACGGCGGCGGCCTTCGCGGACTCCTCGACGATCGGCGCTATGACGGTCGCGCCGAGGGTGTCGGCGCTGGACGGGTCGGCGGTCGCCGTCGCTATCCATCTGGTCGCGAAGCTGTTGGCGACGATCGCTATCAGCGCGGCCGCGCAGGCGCCCCAGGCGAAGGCGAAGAGCAGGTTCCGCCAGGGCCCGGGCTCGACCCGGTCCAGCCACCGGAAGGCGGCGACGAGCAGCGGCACGGGGAACACGGCGAGGCCGAGGCCCACCAGAAAGCCCTCGGTGCCGGTCTGTTCGCGGACGAGGGCCAGGATCACGAGCCCCGATATCGCGAGCAGCGCTATCAGCGCGCCGTAGCGCACCGGCTTCCGCTGCCACCAGCGCGCGTGCCGCAGCGCACCGCCGGCGGGACCGCTGGGGTGCGTCGAGTACGGGGGACAGGTGGCCACGGCATTGACCCTAACGAGACAGGGGCGCAGCCCGCGACGGTGCCTGGTGCCGTGCGCGGGGCTTCAGACGCCGCTGGACTGCTGGTCCTGGTGGTGTACGAGGTGCTGTACGCGCCGGAACAGGAGGTCGTTCACCACATGACCCTTGTCCAGTCCCTGGCCCTCGAAACGGGTCAGCGGCCGGAACTCGGGACGTGGCGCGTAACCGCCGTCGGGCTGGGTGTTCTCGAAGTCCGGGTGCGCACTCAGCACTTCGAGCATCTGTTCGGCGTACGGCTCCCAGTCGGTCGCGCAGTGCACGAGGGCGCCCGGTCTGAGGCGGGTCGCGACGAGGCTGAGGAACTCCGGCTGGATCAGCCGCCGCTTGTGGTGCCGCTTCTTGGGCCAGGGGTCGGGGAAGTACACGCGCAGACCGTTCAGGGACTCCGGCGGGAGCATCTTCGTGAGCAGGATGATCGCGTCGCCGTTGCCGACCCGGATGTTGGACAGTCCGTTCCGGTCGGCGAGATTCAGCAGGTTGCCCTGCCCCGGGGTGTGCACGTCCACCGCGAGGATTCCGGTCTCCGGGTCCTCGGCCGCCATCTGCGCGGTGGCCTCGCCCATGCCGAAGCCGATCTCCAGCACGACGGGGAGGTCGGACCCGAACAGTTCCGCGAGATCGATCGTCCGCTGCCCGTCGATGTCCAGACCCCACTTGGGCCACAGCCGCTGCAACGCATCCGCCTGCCCGGCCGTCACCCGGCTCCGCCGCGGCTGGAAACTCCGGATCCGCCGATCGAAGTGCGACCCCGCGGGGTCGGCCTTCGGCCCGTCCGGGAAACGGGGCTCGCCCTTGGCGCGGGCGTGGTGCGGGGAGCCTTCGGTGGTGGCCGGTGCGGGCTCTTCGGGGGAGTTAAGGGAGTCAGACACAGTGGGGTCGATTTTACGGGGCGGGGAGGGGTGGGACGGGGGGTGCAGGCCCCAAGGGTTTCTCGCCCCCGCCGCCCCTACCCGTCCCATCCCCAGGGGCTCCGCCCCTTCGGCCCCGTGGGTTGTGTGTCGGGTGCGGGTGGGTGGGGGCTGGTGCAAAAGATTGCGCAGTTCCCCGCGCCCCTAAAAGGGGCGCGGGGAACTGCGCAATCTTTTAGGGGGGTCTGGGGGCGCAGCCCCCAGGGATGGGACGGGTAGGGGCGGCGGGGGCGAGAACAACCCCTCACGCCGCCGCCAACGTAGCCAGTGCCCTCCGTGCGACCTCTCTCCCGATCGGCAGCGAAGCCGTAGCCGCAGGGGAGGGAGCGTTCAGTACGTGCACGGTCCGGGGGCCCTCCCGGATCAGGAAGTCGTCCACCAGGGTCCCGTCGCGCAGGACGGCCTGGGCCCGCACCCCGGCAGGGGCGGGGACAAGGTCGTCCGGAGTCACCGCGGGCAGCAACCGCCGCACCGCATCGGTGAATGCCGGCTTCGACAGTGAACGCCGCAGCTCCCCGGCCCCGTACCGCCAGTGCCGCCGGGCTATCCGCCAGGAACCGGGCCAGGCCAGGGTCGCGCCCAGCTCCCGGGGCCGGACGACACCCCACCCGTACCCCTCCCGGGCGAGCGCGGGCACCGCGTTCGGCCCGATGTGGACGTGTCCGTCGATGCCCCGGGTGAGGTGCACTCCGAGGAAGGGGAAGGCCGGGTCGGGCACGGGATAGACCAGTCCGTGCACCAGCTCGGGCCGCGCCAGCGTGTAGTACTCGCCGCGGAAGGGCACGATCCGCATGCCGGGGTCGTCCCCGGCGAGCCGGGCGATCTCGTCGCAGTGCAGCCCCGCGCAATTGACCAGCACGCGCGCGCGGACGACCGCCCCGTCGGCCGTACGGACGGCGGCGCCGACGCCGGGGCGCTGGTCGACGCGGACGACAGCCGTCCCGTACCGGATCTCGGCCCCGGAGGACTCGGCGAGCTGCCGGGCCACCGCGACGTAGTCGCAGATCCCCGTGGTGCCGACGTGGATGGCGGCGAGCCCGCGTACCTCCGGCTCGTACTCCGCTATCTGGGCCGGGCCCAGTTCCCGTACCGGAATGCCGTTCTCCCGGCCGCGCTGGACCAGGCCGTGCAGCCGGGGCAGCTCCGCCTTGTCCGTGGCGACGATCAGCTTGCCGGTGACGGCGTGCGCGATGCCGTACTCCGCGCAGAACTTGACCATCTCGGCGGCGCCCCGCACCGCGTACCGCGCCTTCAGGGAGTCCGGGCGGTAGTAGATCCCGCTGTGGATCACCCCGCTGTTGCGCCCCGTCTGGTGCCGGGCGGGCCCCCGCTCCTTCTCCAGCACCGTGACCCGGGTGCCCGGCGCCGCGCGCGTGATGGCATACGCCGTCGACAGACCGACGATCCCGCCACCGATCACCAGCACGTCACAGTCGTAAGCGATCCCCGGCCGCACCTGCACCACCTCCCGGCTTCGATAGTGCACTGCGCCACTGACAATGCCCTCAAACCCGGGGGAGGCGGGCCGAGCCCCGAAAGGGGCGCGGGGCGCTGACATCATGCGGCTCCGCCGCGTGGGCGCGACCAGCCACAGACCACCCGCGGCCCCGAACCCACAGGAACCCGGCAGACGCGAGGGATCCTGCCCCAAGCGGAGCGCCTACGCGGGGGCCATGAGCAGCGGCCGTGCGCGCTCCCGCAGTTCGGCCACGCGCGGTTCGTCGCCGTACGGCTCCAGCCGGTGCAGGAGATCCTTCACGTACTCGGTGGTGCGCGCGGAGGAGATGCGCCCCGCGACCTCCACCGCCCGTACGCCCTGCGCGCACGCCGCGTCGAGGTTGCCCGACTCCAGCTCGGCGACCGCCGACACCACGAGTCGCAGCCCGTGGGAGCGTACGAACTCCTCCGTCGGCTTCGACAGCGCCTGCTCGGTGAAGCGGCGCACCTGGCGTGGCGCCTTCAGGTCGCGGTAGCACTCGGCCGCGTCGGCGGCGAAACGGTCGTACGAGTAGAAGCCGAGCCAGGACGGGTCGTTGTCGCCGTCCCGGGCCCGCTCCAGCCAGCCCTCGGCGGCCTTCAGGGCGGCGCCGGCCGCCTGGGCGTCACCGGCGCGCGCGTGCGCGCGTGCCTCGACCAGGCGGTAGAAGCTCATGGTGCGGGCTGTCGCCAGTCCTCGGTTGCGTTCCAGAGCGGCCTGGGCGAGGTCGACGCCCTCGTCGCCGAAGCCCCGGTACGTCGCCTGGAGGGACATGGACGCGAGTACGTAGCCCCCCAGGGGCACGTCGGCGGCCGCTCGGGCGAGGCGCAGCGCCTGGATGTAGTAGCGCTGGGCGGCCTCCTGCTGGCCGGTGTCGAACGCCATCCACCCGGCGAGGCGGGTGAGCTCGGCACTGGCTCCGAAGAGGGCTCTGCCCACCTCGTCCGAGTAGGAGCCGAGCAGCAGGGGCGCCGCCTCCACCCTCAGGCACTCGGGCACCATGGATGAACGCCAGTCGCCGCCTCCGTACTTGGAGTCCCAGCGCCTGGCGTCCTCGGCTGCCTCGCGGAGCTTCTGTACATCGCTGTGGCCGACTTTCAGCGGTGCTCCGGAGCCCTCACCGGGGCTCACCTCGCGCGCCACCGAGCTGTCGGCCGGGGTTATCAGCCACCGTGAAGCGGGAGTTGCGTATGCGCTCACTGCGAATGACCCGGCGAGCGACTGCCAGATGCCGCCGCCGCCGGCCCGGCGCCCGGCCAGGTCGAGGCGGTACAGGTCTGTCGCCGACCGCACCGCCTGTCCGACGTCACGGGGGAAGGCGAGGCCCACCTCGGGTGCGGGATCCGCGTCCGCCAGGCCGATCTCGTGGAGCGGCACCGGGCGGCCGAGCTTCTGGCCGATGGCGGCCGCGATGAGGTGCGGCGCCGCACCTTGCGGCACCATTCCCTTCGACACCCAGCGCGCCACCGACGTCTTGTCGTAGCGAAGAGTCAACCCGCGTTGAGCGCCAAGGTCGTTGACGCGTCGTGCGAGTCCTGCGTTGCTGATTCCCGCGAGGGCGAGAACGGCGCCGAGTTTTTCGTTCGGCCCGCGTTGCTCCCTGGACATGCGCCACCCCTCGACACAGACGGCTGCCGCGCTGGCATAACCACGCGGCATTCGTAAACCCAGCGTAGTTCGCCCAATCCCAAGCGTTAAGAGGCCTGGTTCCGGATGGCGGGATTGTGGTCCGTACGACAGTACGGACGGTTGCGGCGTGCTCCCGCTGTGTGGCCGTGCGCCCGTCC containing:
- a CDS encoding GTP cyclohydrolase II produces the protein MRDFPTATVRTRVTVPLRFGDGYSVDADLVTFHGLADEKEHLAVVLGKPAANPLVRLHSECLTGDVFGSARCDCGPQLREAVEQIAERGGVLLYLRQEGRGIGLYNKLDAYALQDQGLDTYAANAALGLPEDGRDYTAAAQMLQALGIDSLDLLSNNPDKADQLRDLGITVSHRVPTGVFTTAHNVRYLRAKVLQTQHTLPLPELTAG
- a CDS encoding MarR family winged helix-turn-helix transcriptional regulator — protein: MTTRWLSPAEQRAWRSFIAASSLLEDTIDRQLQAETGMPHLYYSILAMLSEAPDRRLRMTDLAETLKITRSRLTYGVTRLANDGLVRREGCPSDKRGQVAVLTDEGMAVLERAAPGHVEQVRAALFDHLTPEQVGQLEEISASITRGIQGENPGACGEDLPWRRRSS
- a CDS encoding dihydrofolate reductase family protein, translating into MPHPYVLLSAAVSLDGFLDDTGPERLLLSGAADFDRVDEVRASSDAILVGAGTLRSDNPRLLVNSAERRAARIASGRPEYPLKVTVSGSGDLDPAAQFWHTGGEKVVYTTDEGAGKASGLLHGLGVEVVSTGPELDWRVLLEHLHDVRGVRRLMVEGGGRVHTQLMREGLADELQLAVAPLFVGDVDAPRLFGPGAYPPGRMRLVETRPVGDVVLIRYVPTAPGVGGLASAADRQWLGLACELAELCPPSETAFSVGAVVVAADGTELARGHSREGDDSVVHAEEAALAKIDPADPRLGSATVYSSLEPCARRASRPAPCARLILDAGVRRVVTAWREPDTFVAGADGNALLAAEGADVVVLPEYEQRATAPNRHLLG
- a CDS encoding PP2C family protein-serine/threonine phosphatase, coding for MNPERVGQQADGQRTDSPVPVPVSDAVPGATPVPTDPSRRRISYARAFVRTLPALLIAVGAVYDYVTPSDFTAAPLFTAAPLVAAPLYSLLGTVLTGILTLAAVLAVHLKLDIVLNVDSVTEAATVATAAVLAVLINILVRRSDERLASVREIAESVQRAVLPEPEERIGGLEVAARYEAAQADAFIGGDLYAVQDSPHGVRLVVGDVRGKGMGAVAAVAVVIGAFREAAEQEATLEAVACRLERALAREGTRRDGLDVFEGFTTAVLAEIPHDADVVRIVNRGHPPPLLLHADGTLVALAAEDPALPLGMGELGTWPDRATAAVFPRGATLLLHTDGLSESRDKRGEFYDPAPRLVGRAFPGPDALLTALAEEVRRHTGGALTDDMALLAVRRPGEAAEGLS
- a CDS encoding M23 family metallopeptidase, with the translated sequence MASNRPAQPTSFAPNDTQPFGYAYGNDEGPWEEWNPTEDSVRPVRGRHRVSKQRGGGLARSSTVLGVGVIAAVGAGGMATAAPGKPPVSISLPDLSSVTDSAKALISDGDSATPKGSSTPLTSAGLTSADTAQGSTDAGEALRARIIQQAESQQDQVDSAAQQAAEAAAAKQAVALAAKQQDDAEAKAAAAKKKADEEAKQAAEAKRLAELAKSYSLPTSSYTLTGRFGDAGSMWSSGYHTGLDFAAPTGTLIKAIHSGTVTEAGWAGAYGYRTILTLDDGTELWFCHQSSISVSVGQKVATGDVIGRVGATGNVTGPHLHLEVHLNGAATAVDPMAWLRSKGLNP
- a CDS encoding aldo/keto reductase, with translation MTSLRKLGSSDLEVFPLSLGGNVFGWTADEAQSFAVLDAYAAAGGNFVDTADSYSSWAEGNKGGESETIIGKWLKARGNRSDVVVATKVSQHPEFPGLSGANIKAAAEASLRRLDTDHIDLYYTHFDQPEVPVEEIIGALDELVKAGKVRHIAASNISPERLQESVEFSDREGLARYVALQPHYNLVSRDTYEGPLQEVASRTGLAAVPYFALASGFLTGKYRPGATVDSPRSAGAGRHLDSERGVRVLTALDEVAQAHEVPVATVALAWLAAQPTVAAPIASARTVEQLPALLGVADLVLTDGDLGKLTEASA
- a CDS encoding PrsW family intramembrane metalloprotease, whose product is MATCPPYSTHPSGPAGGALRHARWWQRKPVRYGALIALLAISGLVILALVREQTGTEGFLVGLGLAVFPVPLLVAAFRWLDRVEPGPWRNLLFAFAWGACAAALIAIVANSFATRWIATATADPSSADTLGATVIAPIVEESAKAAAVLLVFLFRRRDFTGIVDGVVIAGVTATGFAFTENILYLGTAFGTDQLSGERGLASVTAATFFVRVVMSPFAHPLFTVLTGIGFGIAAMSAERRHLRRVLLPLGGLLLAMGMHSAWNSSSSFGEYGFFAVYAAFMVPAFGLLTWLAIWSRQRELRTVRAELPAYALAGWLTAPEPYVLGSMRARRLAREWAGHHFGKAAGRSVAEYEAYATSLAFLRHRGRRGRAGADFVVRERELLDELWRRRDIARPALAYAARATAPVVPVPPPWPVHGYAYTYGQPYTQPYGPATPYPAYNPYRS
- the trmB gene encoding tRNA (guanosine(46)-N7)-methyltransferase TrmB → MSDSLNSPEEPAPATTEGSPHHARAKGEPRFPDGPKADPAGSHFDRRIRSFQPRRSRVTAGQADALQRLWPKWGLDIDGQRTIDLAELFGSDLPVVLEIGFGMGEATAQMAAEDPETGILAVDVHTPGQGNLLNLADRNGLSNIRVGNGDAIILLTKMLPPESLNGLRVYFPDPWPKKRHHKRRLIQPEFLSLVATRLRPGALVHCATDWEPYAEQMLEVLSAHPDFENTQPDGGYAPRPEFRPLTRFEGQGLDKGHVVNDLLFRRVQHLVHHQDQQSSGV